From Juglans regia cultivar Chandler chromosome 6, Walnut 2.0, whole genome shotgun sequence, the proteins below share one genomic window:
- the LOC109018045 gene encoding WUSCHEL-related homeobox 1-like isoform X2 encodes MWMMGYSDGGEFNMPDSFNGRKLRPLIPRPLLSANNNSTTTPPPCLSRLHGTDLFSQYHHMAVAEQNKREFNTPPVVVSSRWNPTPEQLRALEELYRRGTRTPSAEQIQHITAQLRRYGKIEGKNVFYWFQNHKARERQKRRRQMESDPDVHHRDIENLERKELGASKTVFEVEQTKNWAPHTNCSTPAEESVSTQKAAKAAAAAVAECRTDGWIQFDEGELQQRRNFVETNATWQMMQLSFCAPPAHLINTPTTLSSAATATTTTAPATARSTIDQKFIKTRDLNIFIAPYRSELSGLNHLNSVSDEFEDDAHGCGESQTLQLFPLRSSRRPDGNDNINDKETEISDSANFTPCQFFEFLPLKN; translated from the exons ATGTGGATGATGGGTTATAGTGATGGTGGGGAGTTTAACATGCCTGACTCATTCAATGGTCGGAAACTCCGGCCGCTCATCCCAAGGCCTCTGCTATCAGCAAACAACAATTCAACCACAACCCCTCCTCCTTGCTTGAGCCGTCTTCATGGCACCGATTTGTTTTCGCAATATCACCATATGG CTGTGGCTGAGCAGAACAAGAGAGAGTTCAATACTCCGCCGGTTGTAGTGAGCTCAAGGTGGAATCCGACACCGGAGCAGTTGAGGGCGCTGGAAGAATTATACCGACGTGGGACGCGGACTCCTTCGGCTGAGCAAATTCAGCATATTACCGCACAGCTTCGAAGATACGGTAAGATTGAAGGGAAGAATGTTTTCTACTGGTTCCAGAATCACAAggcgagagagagacagaaacgCCGTCGTCAAATGGAATCGGATCCTGACGTACACCACCGAGATATCGAAAACTTGGAGAGGAAAGAATTAG GGGCAAGCAAGACAGTGTTTGAAGTTGAACAGACAAAGAACTGGGCACCCCATACGAACTGCAGTACTCCTGCAGAG GAATCTGTTTCAACACAAAAGGCAGcaaaagcagcagcagcagcagtggCAGAATGTAGGACAGATGGATGGATCCAATTCGATGAAGGAGAATTACAGCAAAGAAGAAACTTTGTGGAAACGAATGCCACGTGGCAGATGATGCAGTTGTCTTTTTGTGCTCCTCCCGCCCACCTCATAAACACCCCTACTACTTTATCTTCTGCTGCTACTGCTACTACAACCACAGCCCCAGCAACAGCAAGATCAACAATTGACCAAAAGTTCATCAAGACTCGTGACCTGAACATCTTTATAGCACCCTACAGATCAGAATTAAGTGGTCTTAACCACTTGAACAGTGTCAGCGATGAATTTGAAGATGATGCTCATGGCTGTGGAGAGTCTCAAACCCTTCAACTCTTCCCTCTTCGGAGTAGCAGGCGGCCGGATGGAAACGATAACATTAACGACAAAGAGACTGAGATATCAGACTCAgccaacttcacaccttgccaGTTTTTTGAGTTCCTTCCATTGAAAAACTAA
- the LOC108986189 gene encoding pentatricopeptide repeat-containing protein At2g01390 gives MRGTFDSHGFLRKLAFFWAINGDQPFHYWRGSIKRLHSLNQHKHKKPIALYKRKTKRPVKSVDREDIEPNAYMRDTVGKIYGLLKFSSWDFAKEELERFPIRWDSYTVNKVLKTHPPMEKAWLFFNWVSRLKGFKHDHFTYTTMLDIFGEAGRISSMKYVFKQMQEKGLKIDAVTYTSLMHWLSISGDVDGAMKVWEEMKANGCLPTVVSYTAYMKLLFDYRKAKEATNVYKEMLRSGYSPSCHTYTVLMVYLVESGKYKEALEIFSKMQEAGVLPDKAACNILVEKFSKVGETKALTLILQYMKENHLVLRYPVYLEALEALKFAGESSALLRQVNPHFSIVVKEEVSEVIPTASDVHFCIDSGLLLIFLKKRNLVAIDRLLTGIIDKNVQLDSAIISSIVEANCDRSRRSGALLAFKCSVRMDIIMERNAYISLIGILIRSSSFLKVVEIVEAMLRAGQSPGTYLSALLIYRLGFARRAVCAAKIFDLLPDDHKSTATFTALIGVYFTLGNADKGLKIFKTMLEKGIRPTLSTYNVLLAGLANSGRTSEVEVYRKEKKNLQLDSRDRATISLEEKICDLLFAGVVVS, from the exons ATGCGCGGGACGTTTGATTCCCATGGATTTCTCAGAAAACTTGCCTTCTTTTGGGCTATCAATGGTGATCAGCCTTTTCATTATTGGAGGGGTTCCATTAAACGCCTGCATTCCCTTAACCAACATAAACACAAGAAGCCCATTGCTTTGTATAAGCGAAAGACGAAGAGGCCTGTCAAATCTGTCGACAGGGAAGACATCGAACCCAACGCGTATATGAGGGATACTGTGGGGAAAATATACGGACTCCTCAAGTTTTCTTCGTGGGATTTTGCTAAGGAGGAGCTAGAGAGGTTCCCCATAAGATGGGATTCTTACACAGTCAATAAAGTTCTGAAAACCCACCCACCGATGGAAAAAGCCTGGTTGTTCTTCAACTGGGTTTCAAGGTTAAAGGGATTCAAGCACGACCATTTTACTTACACGACGATGTTGGATATTTTTGGAGAAGCTGGGAGGATTTCTTCGATGAAGTATGTTTTCAAGCAGATGCAGGAGAAGGGATTGAAGATAGATGCTGTGACTTACACTTCGCTAATGCATTGGCTTTCTATTTCTGGGGATGTTGATGGGGCAATGAAGGTGTGGGAAGAAATGAAGGCTAATGGCTGCTTGCCCACTGTTGTTTCCTATACTGCCTACATGAAGCTTCTGTTTGATTATAGGAAAGCGAAGGAGGCTACGAATGTTTACAAGGAGATGCTTCGATCTGGGTATTCTCCAAGTTGTCACACTTACACTGTCTTGATGGTGTATCTTGTGGAATCTG GAAAATACAAAGAAGCCCTTGAGATTTTTAGCAAAATGCAAGAAGCTGGGGTACTACCTGATAAGGCTGCATGCAATATATTGGTTGAGAAATTCTCTAAAGTAGGGGAGACAAAGGCTTTAACTTTAATCCTCCAGTATATGAAAGAAAACCACCTTGTTCTTCGTTACCCTGTATATCTGGAAGCACTTGAAGCCTTAAAATTTGCTGGCGAGAGTAGTGCCCTTCTCAGGCAAGTTAATCCGCATTTTTCTATAGTCGTCAAGGAGGAGGTAAGTGAGGTTATACCAACGGCTTCTGATGTTCATTTTTGTATAGACAGTGGGCTTTTActgattttcttgaaaaagcGAAATCTTGTTGCAATTGACCGCCTGCTTACGGGGATAATTGATAAGAATGTACAGCTGGATTCTGCAATTATCTCAAGCATAGTTGAGGCAAATTGCGATCGTAGTAGACGCAGTGGTGCTTTGTTGGCCTTCAAGTGTAGCGTAAGAATGGACATTATAATGGAGAGAAATGCATATATTTCCTTGATCGGCATATTGATCAGATCCAGTTCATTTTTAAAGGTGGTGGAGATTGTTGAGGCCATGCTTAGGGCTGGACAATCTCCTGGAACATATCTAAGTGCACTGTTAATCTATAGGCTTGGTTTTGCTAGAAGAGCTGTATGTGCTGCAAAAATATTTGATCTTTTGCCTGATGATCATAAGAGCACAGCTACTTTCACTGCTTTGATTGGCGTTTATTTCACTCTGGGAAATGCTGACAAGGGacttaaaatattcaaaaccaTGCTAGAGAAAGGAATCCGTCCTACACTCAGCACGTACAATGTCCTCTTAGCTGGTCTTGCAAATAGTGGTAGAACTTCTGAAGTAGAGGTCTacaggaaagaaaagaaaaacctgCAGCTGGATAGTCGTGATCGGGCAACAATCTCCCTGGAGGAAAAGATCTGCGATCTTCTATTTGCTGGGGTTGTGGTGTCTTGA
- the LOC109018045 gene encoding WUSCHEL-related homeobox 1-like isoform X1 — protein sequence MWMMGYSDGGEFNMPDSFNGRKLRPLIPRPLLSANNNSTTTPPPCLSRLHGTDLFSQYHHMAAVAEQNKREFNTPPVVVSSRWNPTPEQLRALEELYRRGTRTPSAEQIQHITAQLRRYGKIEGKNVFYWFQNHKARERQKRRRQMESDPDVHHRDIENLERKELGASKTVFEVEQTKNWAPHTNCSTPAEESVSTQKAAKAAAAAVAECRTDGWIQFDEGELQQRRNFVETNATWQMMQLSFCAPPAHLINTPTTLSSAATATTTTAPATARSTIDQKFIKTRDLNIFIAPYRSELSGLNHLNSVSDEFEDDAHGCGESQTLQLFPLRSSRRPDGNDNINDKETEISDSANFTPCQFFEFLPLKN from the exons ATGTGGATGATGGGTTATAGTGATGGTGGGGAGTTTAACATGCCTGACTCATTCAATGGTCGGAAACTCCGGCCGCTCATCCCAAGGCCTCTGCTATCAGCAAACAACAATTCAACCACAACCCCTCCTCCTTGCTTGAGCCGTCTTCATGGCACCGATTTGTTTTCGCAATATCACCATATGG CAGCTGTGGCTGAGCAGAACAAGAGAGAGTTCAATACTCCGCCGGTTGTAGTGAGCTCAAGGTGGAATCCGACACCGGAGCAGTTGAGGGCGCTGGAAGAATTATACCGACGTGGGACGCGGACTCCTTCGGCTGAGCAAATTCAGCATATTACCGCACAGCTTCGAAGATACGGTAAGATTGAAGGGAAGAATGTTTTCTACTGGTTCCAGAATCACAAggcgagagagagacagaaacgCCGTCGTCAAATGGAATCGGATCCTGACGTACACCACCGAGATATCGAAAACTTGGAGAGGAAAGAATTAG GGGCAAGCAAGACAGTGTTTGAAGTTGAACAGACAAAGAACTGGGCACCCCATACGAACTGCAGTACTCCTGCAGAG GAATCTGTTTCAACACAAAAGGCAGcaaaagcagcagcagcagcagtggCAGAATGTAGGACAGATGGATGGATCCAATTCGATGAAGGAGAATTACAGCAAAGAAGAAACTTTGTGGAAACGAATGCCACGTGGCAGATGATGCAGTTGTCTTTTTGTGCTCCTCCCGCCCACCTCATAAACACCCCTACTACTTTATCTTCTGCTGCTACTGCTACTACAACCACAGCCCCAGCAACAGCAAGATCAACAATTGACCAAAAGTTCATCAAGACTCGTGACCTGAACATCTTTATAGCACCCTACAGATCAGAATTAAGTGGTCTTAACCACTTGAACAGTGTCAGCGATGAATTTGAAGATGATGCTCATGGCTGTGGAGAGTCTCAAACCCTTCAACTCTTCCCTCTTCGGAGTAGCAGGCGGCCGGATGGAAACGATAACATTAACGACAAAGAGACTGAGATATCAGACTCAgccaacttcacaccttgccaGTTTTTTGAGTTCCTTCCATTGAAAAACTAA